From a region of the Corallococcus coralloides DSM 2259 genome:
- a CDS encoding Mov34/MPN/PAD-1 family protein, which produces MSTTREVCLLIGPEDQVLWGDSFDDPMALPDSRPRWEAIWSLRDTLVEITHSHPEGPLAFSQEDETTMAALQAALGRPLRFSVVAPDGMVVRIGGEDVLVRDEPAWAAPLRIASGLLYGRPRPGPTILQEDGLLLERAHRKP; this is translated from the coding sequence ATGTCGACGACGCGCGAGGTGTGCCTGCTCATCGGGCCGGAGGATCAGGTGTTGTGGGGCGATTCCTTCGACGACCCCATGGCGCTGCCGGACTCCCGCCCCCGGTGGGAAGCCATCTGGAGCCTGAGGGACACGCTGGTGGAAATCACCCACAGCCACCCGGAGGGCCCGCTGGCCTTCTCGCAGGAGGACGAAACGACCATGGCCGCGCTCCAGGCGGCGCTGGGCCGGCCGCTGCGCTTCTCCGTGGTGGCCCCCGACGGCATGGTGGTCCGCATCGGCGGCGAGGACGTGCTGGTGCGCGACGAGCCCGCGTGGGCCGCGCCGCTGCGCATCGCCTCGGGGCTCCTGTACGGGCGGCCCCGTCCCGGGCCCACCATCCTCCAGGAAGACGGCCTGCTCCTGGAACGAGCCCACCGCAAACCGTG
- a CDS encoding VWA domain-containing protein: MTARTQTTLPETQRGPAERLLDVVLGGSAHLWHHRPGLDVNGTWVAVAGADAKALSRGRKASPGLFVPAAVKLYGQLLELYRLNPTLMAHFASYALTQTDWRDLKVATCALMLVQEHAGQPVRDGQGAIAFHDDDYRSIGEAMVLHYVRRSTRMLTPKAVLRVAELLETPEIARLNRAAGFGDPASRKPPLGRWKRVAQKWLAAREANLPMLQGLVKAGYKETLKKLARKAGYKPQSQGFFEVLGWKQKQADGGHRQVGLHGLTLVKRERFDGLSEAEICEWIELERLSYKEVVGRLPKDVGLTPAILATLLPSLSDRDLRLMTPTLEDLGLLQEPSVKARWERAVANATDQRSLNIAKNVRGEDVRRKLEEASDNAVKKAVAEATAETDVRVMFLIDKSGSMEGAIEQSKEALSRILAGFPMDKLHVAAFDTMGMVLQPKAANRTAVQHMLSGLKASGGTVHAAGVHALHRSGVRIPAEAKLVVMVVGDEAGEAGDQFAKAFHACGYSVAAMALLVSVAGARGNTVRSGAKQLGVPFSEVSVGQFADPYQVPRVLHALMDAPREAGASQSGWVDRVMSTPLLKVA; encoded by the coding sequence ATGACCGCTCGCACCCAGACGACCCTTCCGGAGACGCAGCGAGGACCGGCCGAGCGCCTGCTCGACGTGGTGCTCGGTGGCTCCGCCCACCTGTGGCACCACCGCCCCGGCCTGGACGTGAATGGCACCTGGGTGGCCGTCGCCGGCGCGGACGCGAAGGCCCTGTCGCGCGGCCGCAAGGCGTCGCCGGGCCTGTTCGTTCCCGCCGCGGTGAAGCTGTACGGCCAGTTGCTGGAGCTCTACCGCCTCAACCCGACGCTGATGGCGCACTTCGCGTCGTACGCGCTGACGCAGACGGACTGGCGCGACCTGAAGGTGGCCACCTGCGCGCTGATGCTGGTGCAGGAGCACGCGGGCCAGCCCGTGCGTGACGGCCAGGGCGCCATCGCCTTCCACGACGACGACTACCGCTCCATCGGCGAGGCCATGGTGCTGCACTACGTGCGCCGCTCCACGCGGATGCTCACGCCCAAGGCCGTGCTGCGCGTGGCGGAGCTGCTGGAGACGCCGGAGATCGCGCGCCTCAACCGCGCCGCGGGCTTCGGGGACCCGGCGTCGCGCAAGCCGCCCCTGGGCCGCTGGAAGCGCGTGGCCCAGAAGTGGCTGGCCGCGCGTGAGGCGAACCTGCCCATGCTCCAGGGCCTGGTGAAGGCGGGCTACAAGGAGACGCTGAAGAAGCTGGCGCGCAAGGCGGGCTACAAGCCCCAGTCGCAGGGCTTCTTCGAGGTGCTCGGCTGGAAGCAGAAGCAGGCGGACGGCGGCCACCGTCAGGTGGGGCTGCACGGGCTCACGCTGGTGAAGCGCGAGCGCTTCGACGGCCTCTCCGAGGCGGAGATCTGCGAGTGGATTGAACTGGAGCGGCTCTCCTACAAGGAGGTCGTGGGCCGGCTGCCGAAGGACGTGGGCCTCACGCCCGCCATCCTGGCCACGCTGCTGCCGTCGTTGTCGGACCGCGACCTGCGGCTGATGACGCCCACGCTGGAGGACCTGGGCCTGTTGCAGGAGCCGTCCGTGAAGGCGCGCTGGGAGCGGGCGGTGGCGAACGCCACGGATCAGCGCTCGCTGAACATCGCGAAGAACGTCCGCGGCGAGGACGTGCGTCGCAAGCTGGAGGAGGCGAGCGACAACGCGGTGAAGAAGGCGGTGGCGGAGGCGACGGCGGAGACGGACGTGCGGGTGATGTTCCTCATCGACAAGTCGGGGTCCATGGAGGGCGCCATCGAGCAGTCCAAGGAGGCGCTGTCGCGCATCCTCGCGGGCTTCCCGATGGACAAGCTGCACGTGGCGGCGTTCGACACCATGGGCATGGTGCTGCAGCCCAAGGCGGCCAACCGCACGGCGGTGCAGCACATGCTGTCCGGACTGAAGGCGTCCGGCGGCACGGTGCACGCGGCCGGTGTCCACGCGCTGCACCGCTCCGGGGTGCGCATCCCGGCGGAGGCGAAGCTGGTGGTGATGGTGGTGGGTGACGAGGCGGGCGAGGCAGGCGACCAGTTCGCCAAGGCCTTCCACGCGTGTGGCTACAGCGTGGCGGCCATGGCGCTGCTGGTGAGCGTGGCGGGGGCGCGTGGCAACACGGTGCGCTCGGGGGCGAAGCAGCTGGGCGTGCCCTTCAGTGAGGTGAGCGTGGGGCAGTTCGCGGACCCCTACCAGGTGCCGCGCGTGCTCCATGCGCTGATGGACGCTCCGCGCGAGGCGGGGGCCAGCCAGTCCGGCTGGGTGGACCGGGTGATGAGCACGCCGCTGTTGAAGGTGGCGTGA
- a CDS encoding RNA polymerase sigma factor, which yields MYEQLTDEELFAEVTRRRATGEAVGTPLGALCARWARPARYVIGRIQGSYGRGSPADADELFQDAVGKFLDRGLDQFRGVSEQMPGRSASPKTFFLRIVKHVAIDFYRRHREELAPAPASPDDVMEETPSEVARAVEGARRREERAEAQEMYWAAYARLQQEHPKEASAWELYHHEDVEDHEECARRLNISVVNSYKRVSRAQAYLRLYLLELQRDGLPEEPS from the coding sequence GTGTACGAGCAGCTCACGGATGAGGAATTGTTCGCGGAGGTGACGCGGCGCCGAGCCACAGGCGAGGCCGTCGGGACTCCGTTGGGGGCCTTGTGCGCGCGGTGGGCGCGCCCGGCCCGTTACGTCATTGGCCGGATTCAGGGCAGCTACGGACGCGGTTCGCCGGCGGACGCCGACGAGCTCTTCCAGGACGCGGTGGGGAAGTTCCTCGACCGGGGCCTGGATCAGTTCCGGGGCGTGTCCGAGCAGATGCCGGGCAGGAGCGCGTCTCCCAAGACGTTCTTCCTGCGCATCGTCAAGCACGTCGCCATCGACTTCTACCGGCGGCACCGGGAGGAGCTGGCGCCCGCGCCGGCGTCGCCCGACGACGTCATGGAAGAGACCCCGTCCGAGGTGGCCCGGGCGGTGGAGGGCGCACGGCGTCGCGAGGAGCGCGCCGAGGCGCAGGAAATGTATTGGGCCGCCTACGCCAGGCTCCAGCAGGAGCATCCAAAGGAGGCTTCCGCATGGGAGCTCTATCACCACGAGGACGTGGAGGATCACGAGGAATGCGCACGCCGTTTGAACATCAGCGTGGTGAACTCGTACAAGCGCGTCAGCCGCGCCCAGGCATACCTGCGTTTGTACCTGCTGGAGTTGCAGCGGGACGGACTGCCGGAGGAGCCATCGTGA
- a CDS encoding zf-HC2 domain-containing protein → MKGDALSRYQARYARLGAGSLAVGELLEVVGDVLRRSDRLGTDGVEEALKGLDRPEVEAWLARQKPQALQPLLLRAAEESMEVALGEEGEEAELWRASALEGLAARDRAASAARALVTWEMLKGPLDGDAAAARERFLGALGHLDSALRSRARWFIPLNAERRAERDLLDPVERPGAWWFSARAGCDDLVASWTGRPMKTPEHLKDCASCRADRADTAVVDTPPRRHLTDDELWRLDSGEMSREERERVEAHTAGCGECAQAVLALEEGDAAIDEALELEEEGAQVSRAARDSRADVARRPSAARLPEHREVLEERRDFRVVLVRERQRVRLLVQPLGTRAVTAAVFLSPGRPSLKPTQGPEGLSFDLSTALATGAHAAHLTVQAGQETLERDFAF, encoded by the coding sequence ATGAAGGGCGACGCGCTGTCCCGCTACCAGGCCCGGTACGCGCGCCTGGGCGCGGGCTCCCTCGCGGTGGGTGAGCTGTTGGAGGTGGTGGGGGATGTGCTGCGCCGCTCGGACCGGCTCGGCACCGACGGGGTGGAAGAGGCCTTGAAGGGCCTGGACCGCCCCGAAGTGGAAGCCTGGCTTGCCCGGCAGAAACCGCAGGCGCTCCAGCCGTTGCTCCTGCGTGCCGCCGAGGAGTCGATGGAGGTGGCGCTGGGCGAGGAGGGTGAGGAGGCGGAGCTGTGGCGCGCGTCCGCGCTGGAAGGACTGGCCGCCCGGGACCGGGCCGCCTCCGCCGCCCGCGCGCTCGTCACCTGGGAGATGTTGAAGGGTCCGCTGGACGGGGACGCGGCCGCTGCTCGCGAGCGCTTTCTCGGGGCGCTGGGCCACCTGGACTCCGCGCTGCGTTCCCGGGCGCGCTGGTTCATCCCGCTCAACGCCGAGCGCCGCGCCGAGCGCGACCTGCTGGACCCCGTGGAGCGCCCCGGCGCCTGGTGGTTCTCCGCGCGGGCCGGCTGCGATGACCTGGTGGCGTCCTGGACGGGCCGCCCCATGAAGACCCCGGAGCACCTGAAGGACTGTGCCAGCTGCCGCGCGGACCGCGCGGACACGGCGGTGGTGGACACGCCCCCGCGTCGCCACCTCACGGATGACGAGCTGTGGCGGCTGGACTCAGGAGAGATGAGCCGCGAGGAGCGCGAGCGCGTGGAGGCCCACACGGCCGGCTGCGGCGAGTGCGCCCAGGCCGTGCTGGCGCTGGAAGAGGGCGACGCCGCCATCGACGAGGCGCTGGAGCTGGAAGAGGAAGGCGCGCAGGTCTCGCGCGCGGCGCGTGACTCCCGCGCGGATGTGGCCCGGCGCCCCAGCGCGGCCCGCCTGCCGGAGCACCGCGAGGTGCTGGAGGAGCGGCGCGACTTCCGCGTGGTGCTGGTTCGCGAGCGTCAGCGGGTGCGGCTTTTGGTGCAGCCCCTGGGCACGCGCGCCGTGACGGCCGCCGTGTTCCTGTCGCCCGGGCGCCCGTCGCTCAAGCCGACACAGGGGCCGGAGGGGCTGTCCTTCGACCTGTCCACGGCGCTGGCCACTGGCGCGCACGCGGCCCACCTGACGGTGCAGGCCGGACAGGAGACGCTGGAGCGCGACTTCGCGTTCTAG
- a CDS encoding zf-HC2 domain-containing protein: MTTPHLTRDRTEQYLLGALPPEACAELEAHTLTCEPCARLLQEEALLEEQLYEVAAATPRDPVVVRPARWHRPAAVAAALVAVAASVFLMLRPGGEAVSPAVTPVEAPVVAAQDPRVEDEAPRDIVVACPDLATQEHCLRSASARGLLVYHPGGQGEVPRYDASNGLNAVALSSRPAAL; encoded by the coding sequence ATGACTACGCCCCACCTCACCCGCGACCGCACGGAGCAGTACCTGCTGGGCGCGCTGCCGCCCGAAGCCTGCGCGGAGCTGGAGGCCCACACGCTCACGTGCGAGCCGTGCGCGCGGCTGCTCCAGGAGGAGGCCCTGCTGGAGGAGCAGCTGTACGAGGTCGCCGCCGCCACGCCGCGCGACCCTGTCGTGGTGCGCCCCGCGCGCTGGCACCGTCCGGCCGCCGTCGCCGCGGCGCTGGTCGCGGTGGCGGCCTCCGTGTTCCTGATGCTGCGGCCCGGAGGGGAAGCGGTCTCCCCGGCCGTGACGCCCGTGGAAGCGCCGGTCGTCGCGGCGCAGGACCCGCGGGTGGAGGACGAAGCGCCCCGGGACATCGTGGTCGCGTGCCCGGACCTGGCCACGCAGGAGCACTGCCTCAGGTCCGCGAGCGCGCGCGGGCTGCTCGTGTATCACCCCGGTGGACAGGGCGAGGTCCCCCGCTACGACGCGTCCAACGGGCTGAACGCGGTGGCGCTGAGCTCGCGGCCGGCCGCCCTGTGA
- a CDS encoding RNA polymerase sigma factor, which yields MDAAVQGLGMTTLQSRQDTGRAARPAAPDEEALSRRALSGERAAWDALIARHQRRVVVSLLARGIRVDRAQELAQETWARLIQQQQRGLLPELRLPALALAQAAFLAADDARRTRRESVDGTVEDLPERQQPVDPAQSVEKRLVSEEQLARARDALEQVSPGARNVFLLACDGQGLPHAEVASRVGLSVQRVRQILCEVRKKLRTALEEEQP from the coding sequence ATGGATGCAGCCGTACAGGGCTTGGGGATGACGACCCTCCAGTCGCGGCAGGACACAGGCAGGGCCGCGCGGCCGGCGGCGCCGGACGAGGAGGCCCTGTCCCGGCGCGCGCTTTCCGGCGAGCGGGCCGCGTGGGACGCGCTCATCGCGCGGCACCAGCGCCGGGTGGTGGTGTCGCTGCTCGCGCGGGGCATCCGGGTGGACCGGGCCCAGGAGCTGGCGCAGGAGACGTGGGCGCGCCTCATCCAGCAACAGCAGCGGGGCCTGCTCCCGGAGCTGCGGCTGCCGGCGCTCGCGCTCGCCCAGGCGGCGTTCCTCGCGGCGGATGACGCCCGGCGCACGCGGCGCGAGTCGGTGGACGGCACGGTGGAGGACCTGCCGGAGCGGCAGCAGCCGGTGGACCCCGCGCAGTCCGTGGAGAAGCGCCTGGTGTCGGAGGAGCAGCTCGCCCGGGCCCGGGACGCGCTGGAGCAGGTGTCACCGGGCGCGCGCAACGTCTTCCTCCTGGCCTGTGACGGCCAGGGGCTTCCCCATGCCGAGGTCGCCTCCCGCGTCGGGCTGTCCGTCCAGCGCGTGCGACAGATTTTGTGCGAGGTCCGCAAGAAGCTGCGCACCGCGCTCGAAGAGGAACAACCATGA
- a CDS encoding PaaI family thioesterase, producing MSAPRSSPPTQAQLDRYAELFTQSLTLRHFGARMSFPEGRKVVVELPEVQPHHRGGLGSSAINGGVLAALFDIAIGCTPALRDTTRRCATVQLSMSFERPVTGDRFHVEAVIDNGGASTLFASAKIIDAEGRVCARCQGVVRVSNQQWASGESPATN from the coding sequence ATGTCCGCCCCCCGTTCGTCCCCCCCGACCCAGGCACAGCTCGACCGCTACGCGGAGCTGTTCACCCAGAGCCTCACCCTGCGCCACTTCGGCGCCCGGATGTCCTTCCCCGAAGGGCGCAAGGTGGTGGTGGAGCTTCCGGAGGTGCAGCCGCACCACCGGGGCGGCCTGGGCAGCTCCGCCATCAACGGCGGCGTGCTGGCGGCCCTCTTCGACATCGCCATCGGCTGCACGCCGGCACTCCGGGACACCACCCGCCGCTGCGCCACCGTCCAGCTGTCCATGAGCTTCGAGCGCCCCGTCACCGGAGACCGCTTCCACGTGGAGGCCGTCATCGACAACGGCGGGGCGTCCACCCTCTTCGCCTCCGCGAAAATCATCGATGCCGAGGGCCGGGTGTGTGCCCGCTGCCAGGGCGTCGTGCGCGTCTCCAACCAGCAGTGGGCCTCCGGCGAGAGCCCCGCCACCAACTGA
- a CDS encoding ATP-dependent helicase, with the protein MNAHETALLEDLNPPQAEAVLHGDGPLLVLSGAGSGKTRVITRRVAHLVKVRRVFPWRILAVTFTNKAAREMRERLTQLLGAQANDLVVSTFHSAAALILRREAEAAGLTRSFVIYDDGDQLNLVKRAMRDAGVEPVMQPREILHRIDQEKNAARLPEDMRVEQEDVRGQIVKRVYAGYQKLLRAANAVDFGDLLLLLVKLFRDRPDVLDRYRTRFTHVLVDEFQDTNPVQYAFLRQLAPPPSANLVVVGDDDQSIYRWRGADVDNILQFPMQYPGAKVVKLEQNYRSDQNILTAAHEVISKNPRRMQKKLWSERPKGENLELLLHRDERAEAQEVARRILAVQREGFIKFSSMAVFYRTNAQSRVLEEALRLARVPYQLVSGRSFYDRAEVRDASAYLRLMVNPRSDADLLRVLNVPARGIGDTTEERLTDFANEQGLSLYEALGERHRIPSLNATAQKRLGGFHQLLQSLHAFSLTAKDAAGAVDQMLKESKLVETLVAEGSDEALTRAENLKELLGAAQEFDLKRAADMVAAAQAVEAREEEAPEGVDSAPLTADVPPLQAFLEQISLVGEADAEVGEGRVALMTLHAAKGLEFDAVFLTGLEEGVFPHSRALKSDDPDGGEEMAEERRLCYVGFTRARKRLFVSLAQCRSLFGELKYNPPSRFLADVPQALFGFKENDLPPPPRAAAMPQRRRNWDDDETGPRVDRSYSQASSDMEGVGGDVRGMRVRHEQFGSGRIVAAEGSGPNAKVTVEFGGNVGLKRVIARFLIPG; encoded by the coding sequence GTGAACGCCCACGAAACCGCCCTCCTCGAAGACCTCAACCCGCCCCAGGCGGAAGCCGTGCTCCACGGCGACGGCCCCCTGCTCGTGCTGTCGGGCGCCGGCAGCGGCAAGACGCGCGTCATCACCCGCCGTGTGGCCCACCTGGTGAAGGTCCGCCGCGTCTTCCCGTGGCGCATCCTGGCCGTCACCTTCACCAACAAGGCCGCGCGCGAGATGCGCGAGCGCCTCACCCAGCTCCTGGGCGCGCAGGCCAACGACCTGGTGGTGAGCACGTTCCACTCGGCCGCGGCGTTGATCCTCCGCCGTGAGGCGGAGGCCGCCGGCCTGACGCGGTCCTTCGTCATCTACGACGACGGCGACCAGCTCAACCTGGTGAAGCGCGCCATGCGCGACGCGGGCGTGGAGCCGGTGATGCAGCCGCGCGAAATCCTGCACCGCATCGACCAGGAGAAGAACGCCGCGCGGCTGCCGGAGGACATGCGCGTGGAGCAGGAGGACGTGCGCGGGCAGATCGTCAAGCGCGTCTACGCGGGCTACCAGAAGCTCTTGCGCGCGGCGAACGCGGTGGACTTCGGCGACCTGCTGCTGCTCCTCGTGAAGCTCTTCCGCGACCGGCCGGACGTGCTGGACCGCTACCGCACGCGCTTCACGCACGTGCTGGTGGACGAGTTCCAGGACACCAACCCCGTGCAGTACGCGTTCCTGCGCCAGCTTGCCCCGCCGCCGTCCGCGAACCTGGTGGTGGTGGGTGACGACGACCAGTCCATCTACCGCTGGCGCGGCGCGGACGTGGACAACATCCTCCAGTTCCCCATGCAGTACCCGGGCGCGAAGGTGGTGAAGCTGGAGCAGAACTACCGCTCCGACCAGAACATCCTCACCGCCGCGCACGAGGTCATCTCCAAGAACCCGCGCCGCATGCAGAAGAAGCTCTGGAGCGAGCGGCCCAAGGGGGAGAACCTGGAGCTGCTGCTGCACCGCGACGAGCGCGCGGAGGCGCAGGAGGTGGCCCGGCGCATCCTGGCCGTCCAGCGCGAGGGCTTCATCAAGTTCTCCAGCATGGCGGTGTTCTACCGGACCAACGCGCAGAGCCGCGTGCTGGAAGAGGCGCTGCGGCTGGCGCGCGTGCCGTACCAGCTGGTGAGCGGACGCAGCTTCTACGACCGCGCGGAGGTGCGTGACGCCTCCGCGTACCTGCGGCTGATGGTGAACCCGCGCTCGGACGCGGACCTGTTGCGCGTGCTCAACGTGCCGGCGCGCGGCATCGGTGACACCACCGAGGAGCGGCTGACGGACTTCGCGAACGAGCAGGGCCTGAGTCTCTACGAGGCCCTGGGCGAGCGTCACCGCATCCCGTCCCTCAACGCCACCGCGCAGAAGCGGCTGGGCGGCTTCCACCAGCTGCTCCAGTCGCTGCACGCCTTCTCCCTCACGGCGAAGGACGCGGCGGGCGCGGTGGACCAGATGCTGAAGGAGTCGAAGCTGGTGGAGACGCTCGTCGCGGAAGGCAGCGACGAGGCGCTCACCCGGGCGGAGAACCTGAAGGAACTGCTGGGCGCGGCGCAGGAGTTCGACCTGAAGCGCGCGGCCGACATGGTGGCCGCCGCCCAGGCAGTCGAGGCGCGCGAGGAGGAGGCGCCGGAGGGCGTGGACTCCGCGCCGCTCACCGCGGACGTGCCGCCGCTGCAGGCCTTCCTGGAGCAGATCAGCCTGGTGGGCGAGGCGGACGCGGAGGTGGGCGAGGGCCGCGTGGCGCTGATGACGCTGCACGCGGCCAAGGGCCTGGAGTTCGACGCCGTGTTCCTCACGGGCCTGGAGGAGGGCGTCTTCCCGCACTCGCGCGCGCTCAAGAGCGACGACCCGGACGGCGGCGAGGAGATGGCCGAGGAGCGGAGGCTCTGCTACGTGGGCTTCACCCGCGCGCGCAAGCGGCTCTTCGTGAGCCTGGCGCAGTGCCGCTCCCTCTTCGGCGAGCTCAAGTACAACCCGCCCAGCCGCTTCCTCGCGGACGTGCCGCAGGCGTTGTTCGGCTTCAAGGAGAACGACCTGCCGCCCCCGCCGCGCGCCGCCGCCATGCCGCAGCGCCGCCGCAACTGGGACGACGACGAGACCGGCCCGCGCGTGGACCGCAGCTATTCGCAGGCCTCCTCCGACATGGAAGGCGTGGGCGGAGACGTGCGCGGCATGCGCGTGCGCCACGAACAGTTCGGCTCCGGCCGAATCGTCGCCGCGGAAGGCAGTGGCCCCAACGCCAAGGTCACCGTGGAGTTCGGCGGCAACGTGGGCCTCAAGCGCGTCATCGCGCGCTTCCTCATTCCGGGCTGA
- a CDS encoding DUF1592 domain-containing protein yields the protein MEQPARSVRVVRLTHAQWLSTVKDLLKLDAAPTALAQSFRADPSQSGFLFDNDARALSVDEALWGAYQRAAADLAGQVATDATKLGKLLPAGSTTDEARAKAFVESFGLRALRRPLTADEVETYLKLYREGPKAYPTMAAFQGGLRLVLEGFLQSPLFLYRVERSTQAAEGKVPLDAFEVASRLSYALWNSMPDDALFAAAREGLLAKREGVAAEARRMMADPRARGVVDAYHQAVFDVPRYASIRPNTTRFPTVTSKLAESAAKENALFVQDVVFGRKGRFADLLTSRDTFVNDELARIYGLTGNFTSDFVPVTLDGAQRRGVLTQVGFLASHATSIDPDPIHRGVFLSEHLLCQKIGAPPANIPALPAPNGRTNREVVTSHTEAPGTVCASCHSTLINPLGFPFENFDAVGGYRTTDNGHPVDASSAPGIGGQKVSVKDALDLADALATTQAVHECYARHWVEFLSGRPAVAEDDALVARLGKLSQSGQLPIVDLVVEVVTGVGFVTRHPEELP from the coding sequence GTGGAGCAGCCGGCACGCTCGGTGCGCGTCGTGCGGCTGACGCATGCGCAGTGGCTGAGCACCGTGAAGGACCTGCTCAAACTGGACGCGGCGCCCACGGCGCTGGCGCAGTCGTTCCGCGCGGACCCGTCCCAGAGCGGCTTCCTCTTCGACAACGACGCCCGCGCGCTGTCGGTGGACGAGGCGCTGTGGGGCGCGTACCAGCGCGCGGCGGCGGACCTGGCCGGGCAGGTGGCCACGGACGCCACGAAGCTGGGCAAGCTGCTGCCGGCGGGCAGCACCACGGACGAGGCTCGCGCGAAGGCGTTCGTGGAGTCCTTCGGCCTGCGCGCCCTGCGCCGCCCGCTGACCGCGGACGAGGTGGAGACGTACCTGAAGCTGTACCGCGAGGGCCCCAAGGCATACCCGACGATGGCCGCGTTCCAGGGCGGCCTGCGGCTGGTGCTGGAGGGCTTCCTCCAGTCGCCCCTGTTCCTCTACCGCGTGGAGCGCAGCACGCAGGCGGCGGAGGGCAAGGTGCCGCTGGACGCGTTCGAGGTGGCGTCCCGCTTGAGCTACGCGCTCTGGAACTCCATGCCGGACGACGCGCTGTTCGCCGCCGCTCGCGAGGGCCTGCTGGCGAAGCGCGAGGGCGTGGCCGCCGAGGCGCGCCGGATGATGGCGGACCCCCGGGCCCGCGGCGTGGTGGATGCGTACCACCAGGCCGTCTTCGACGTGCCCCGCTACGCGAGCATCCGGCCCAACACGACGCGCTTCCCCACCGTCACCTCGAAGCTGGCGGAGTCCGCGGCGAAGGAGAACGCGCTCTTCGTCCAGGACGTCGTCTTCGGGCGCAAGGGGCGCTTCGCGGACCTGCTCACGTCGCGCGACACCTTCGTCAACGACGAGCTGGCGCGCATCTACGGCCTCACCGGGAACTTCACTTCGGACTTCGTGCCGGTGACGCTGGACGGGGCGCAGCGCCGGGGCGTGCTCACGCAGGTGGGCTTCCTCGCGTCGCACGCGACGTCCATCGACCCGGACCCCATCCACCGCGGCGTGTTCCTGTCGGAGCACCTGCTGTGCCAGAAGATTGGCGCGCCGCCGGCCAACATCCCCGCGCTGCCCGCGCCCAACGGCCGCACCAACCGCGAGGTGGTGACGTCGCACACGGAGGCGCCCGGCACGGTGTGCGCGTCCTGCCACTCGACGCTCATCAACCCGCTGGGCTTCCCGTTCGAGAACTTCGACGCCGTGGGCGGCTACCGCACGACGGACAACGGGCATCCGGTGGACGCCTCGTCGGCGCCGGGCATCGGCGGACAGAAGGTGTCGGTGAAGGACGCGCTGGACCTGGCGGACGCGCTCGCGACCACGCAGGCGGTGCATGAGTGCTACGCGCGCCACTGGGTGGAATTCCTGAGCGGACGCCCCGCGGTGGCGGAGGACGACGCGCTGGTGGCGCGGCTGGGCAAGCTGTCGCAGTCCGGTCAGCTGCCCATCGTGGACCTGGTCGTCGAGGTCGTGACGGGCGTGGGCTTCGTGACTCGCCACCCGGAGGAGCTGCCGTGA